Proteins encoded together in one Cicer arietinum cultivar CDC Frontier isolate Library 1 chromosome 4, Cicar.CDCFrontier_v2.0, whole genome shotgun sequence window:
- the LOC101513697 gene encoding uncharacterized protein At4g08330, chloroplastic-like, whose protein sequence is MDNKSGFNGDSHFNRTFSSYSSASQRDVRYSCGACGYELNLSSSNRNTTSIGSKYGKSIKRGVISFFNIDDSRFTQVDEIQCVPHFHKHSWGLFRRTTKLLCRKCGNHIGNAYNGFTSSLPLVSDGAESSPGSKVSGSVKYDIRLRSLQPSSSEESGIRALA, encoded by the exons ATGGATAATAAATCGGGTTTCAATGGAGATAGCCACTTTAACCGAACATTCTCCTCTTATTCTTCCGCTTCCCAAAGGGATGTCCGTTACAG CTGTGGTGCTTGTGGGTATGAGCTTAACCTATCCTCCTCAAACCGGAACACCACATCCATCGGATCTAAATACGGGAAGTCCATAAAGCGAGGTGTCATATCATTCTTCAATATTGATGACAGCAGATTTACCCAGGTTGATGAGATTCAGTGTGTGCCTCATTTTCATAAACATTCATGGGGCTTGTTTCGCCGAACAACAAAGCTTCTTTGTCGCAAGTGTGGTAACCATATTGGAAATGCATACAATGGTTTCACTTCATCCTTACCTCTCGTGTCAGACGGAGCAGAGTCATCCCCTGGCTCCAAAGTGTCCGGTAGTGTAAAATATGACATTCGCCTTCGGTCGTTACAGCCTTCATCGTCTGAAGAATCTGGAATCCGTGCATTAGCTTGA